Proteins encoded in a region of the Podarcis muralis chromosome 2, rPodMur119.hap1.1, whole genome shotgun sequence genome:
- the LY6G6F gene encoding LOW QUALITY PROTEIN: lymphocyte antigen 6 complex locus protein G6f (The sequence of the model RefSeq protein was modified relative to this genomic sequence to represent the inferred CDS: deleted 1 base in 1 codon), whose amino-acid sequence MSRQNTTVRTQRRALLEERILLPAMSSQKPLPSKMDGGPRNFKAALAALVAIFLRLGGAELIYAEKGSSPELPCPGERGEVSWYLQQSGPTLLFSKRGNGPVTRLPEAWDRLRVLQNYSLQFRNVTDSDHGRYWCSSVNYYDLVVTTGTKRMLESRRSDLVCYVLSCSVSSKELGNNVVSWWEGKKALQQGEKERDYSIFKGHRASQLHICLREGKETKERRLKCSFAEKQEIAFRLTGREQDSCGCCGWLPFPPGKVKGSLTPPCPESEGNGSTWIPLAVCVTLQSLIIFVLGVLLWRSCCQKHPAPLEQLRKDVSKLDGTSQVYVNVRT is encoded by the exons ATGAGTCGACAAAACACCACCGTAAGAACCCAG AGGAGAGCCCTGCTAGAAGAACGCATTCTGCTGCCTGCAATGTCCAGCCAGAAGCCTCTCCCCTCCAAAATGGATGGCGGCCCTCGAAATTTCAAGGCGGCCCTTGCTGCTCTGGTGGCCATCTTCTTGCGGCTTGGTGGTGCTGAAC TGATATATGCAGAGAAAGGCTCTTCGCCAGAGCTGCCATGTCCTGGCGAACGTGGGGAAGTATCCTGGTACCTTCAGCAAAGCGGACCCACCCTTCTCTTTTCCAAGCGGGGGAACGGCCCCGTGACTCGTCTCCCAGAGGCCTGGGATCGCCTCAGGGTGCTTCAAAATTACTCCCTTCAGTTTAGAAATGTGACGGACAGCGATCACGGCAGATACTGGTGCAGCTCAGTCAATTATTACGACCTGGTGGTCACCACAG GCACTAAGCGGATGCTGGAGAGCAGACGATCTGATCTCGTGTGCTACGTCCTGAGCTGCTCTGTCTCGAGCAAGGAATTAGGCAATAACGTGGTGAGCTGGTGGGAAGGCAAGAAGGCTCTCCAGCAAGGCGAGAAGGAGAGAGACTACAGCATCTTCAAAGGTCACAGGGCATCTCAGCTCCACATTTGcttgagggaagggaaggagaccaAAGAGAGAAGACTGAAGTGCAGCTTTGCTGAGAAGCAGGAGATCGCCTTCCGTTTGACGGGGAGGGAACAGGATTCGTGCGGCTGCTGCGGTTGGCTGCCCTTTCCTCCAG GAAAAGTAAAAGGTTCCTTAACGCCtccatgtccagaaagtgaaGGAAATGGGAGCACCTGGATCCCGCTGGCAGTTTGTGTCACGCTGCAGTCTCTAATCATATTCGTGCTGGGAGTGCTGCTATGGAGAAGCTGTTG CCAGAAGCATCCAGCCCCCCTTGAGCAGCTCAGGAAAG ATGTTTCCAAGTTGGACGGCACATCACAAGTCTATGTGAATGTCAGGACCTGA